In Microbacterium sp. 1.5R, the following are encoded in one genomic region:
- a CDS encoding FHA domain-containing protein: MTDSQNRSGGDAAIHRPGEQRHDVTQTFGHDSDLSFVPFGVELTDVEQGAIAALPSGSALLLVRSGALAGARYLLDTDVTTVGRHPEADIFFDDVTVSRRHAEVTRNGSTFEIIDQRSLNGTYVNGERVDRSPLVDGTELRVGKFRLNFFASPVDRVAAID, encoded by the coding sequence GTGACAGACAGCCAGAATCGATCGGGCGGAGACGCCGCGATCCACCGTCCCGGCGAGCAGAGGCACGACGTGACGCAGACGTTCGGGCATGACTCGGACCTCTCCTTCGTGCCTTTCGGCGTGGAGCTCACCGACGTGGAGCAGGGCGCCATCGCGGCCCTTCCCTCCGGTTCCGCACTGCTTCTCGTGCGCTCCGGAGCTCTCGCGGGGGCCCGCTACCTTCTCGACACCGATGTGACGACCGTGGGCCGCCACCCCGAAGCCGACATCTTCTTCGATGACGTGACCGTCTCGCGCCGCCATGCGGAAGTGACTCGCAACGGATCGACGTTCGAGATCATCGACCAGCGTTCGCTCAACGGCACGTATGTGAACGGTGAGCGCGTCGACCGCAGTCCGCTGGTCGACGGCACCGAGCTTCGCGTCGGCAAGTTCCGGTTGAACTTCTTCGCCTCTCCCGTCGATCGCGTCGCGGCGATCGACTGA
- a CDS encoding ParA family protein, with protein MHVLSVSSLKGGVGKTTVTLGLASAAFARGVRTLVVDLDPQSDVSTGMDIQVAGRLNIADVLANPKEKVVRQAITSSGWAKVHPGTIDVLIGSPSAINFDGPHPSVRDVWKLEEALAAVEADYDLVLIDCAPSLNALTRTAWAASDRVMVVTEPGLFSVAAADRALRAIEEIRRGLSPRLQPLGIVVNRVRPQSIEHQFRIKELRDMFGPLVLSPQLPERTSLQQAQGAAKPLHIWPGDSAQELASDFDQLLDRIIRTGRIQVADSGVQA; from the coding sequence GTGCACGTACTCAGCGTCAGCTCTCTCAAGGGAGGCGTCGGCAAGACGACCGTGACACTCGGCCTGGCCTCAGCAGCCTTCGCCCGTGGTGTCCGAACGCTCGTCGTCGACCTCGACCCACAGTCCGATGTGTCCACCGGGATGGACATCCAGGTGGCAGGTCGGCTCAACATCGCCGATGTCCTGGCGAACCCGAAGGAGAAGGTCGTCCGTCAGGCGATCACCTCGAGCGGCTGGGCAAAGGTGCACCCCGGGACCATCGACGTGCTGATCGGCAGTCCGTCCGCGATCAACTTCGACGGCCCGCACCCGAGCGTGCGCGACGTCTGGAAGCTCGAAGAGGCGCTCGCTGCCGTCGAGGCCGATTACGACCTCGTCCTCATCGACTGCGCCCCGTCGCTGAACGCCCTCACCCGCACCGCGTGGGCAGCGAGCGACCGGGTGATGGTCGTCACAGAGCCCGGGCTCTTCTCCGTGGCTGCGGCCGACCGCGCGCTGCGCGCGATCGAAGAGATCCGTCGCGGCCTCTCCCCCCGACTCCAGCCTCTCGGCATCGTCGTGAACCGGGTGCGCCCCCAGTCGATCGAGCACCAGTTCCGCATCAAGGAGCTGCGCGACATGTTCGGTCCGCTCGTGCTCTCCCCCCAGCTTCCCGAGCGCACCTCGTTGCAGCAGGCTCAGGGCGCAGCCAAGCCGCTCCACATCTGGCCGGGCGACTCGGCCCAGGAGCTCGCTTCCGACTTCGATCAGCTGCTCGACCGGATCATCCGCACCGGCCGGATCCAGGTCGCCGACTCGGGCGTGCAGGCCTGA
- a CDS encoding MinD/ParA family ATP-binding protein yields MTPKNVADNPDDESRGVLDDATSLDTSAIGILGTAQVSVVLPTDDDDDLEDDGVIEGEVVADLIVDEPVAAAKAAAEIAPAPLGAAPMIIELPPEPAKKEIQRPEVEAEAEPQAEPEPAVEPESEVEPESAVELEPEPEPEPELEVEPEVEPEPEPEVEPEPEPEPEVESEPESEVESESEVEREIEPEPEPEPEPAVAPATESQSETEQDAQPEPPRTRERTPVTASATDAGAIPSAKPAAVPADAVAAEEAAAAAAFIAKAKADFDAAPTSRRASAASSLAKKETSAMDAQKPRNAVAPATRSTRADVQLSSKRLDDLGDSSRESADLLTADRLLDPHRLTKPEPEGAWSHFLYAISGRRINIGDGRRARERKALSARIAAPIVGGARFVPVLSRKGGVGKTTITALLGMALADARDDRVIAVDANPDRGTLAERVVRPHHNKSVRDLVRIHDEVRGYHDISAIVARDATRLDVLASDSDPRIAEAFSDSDYRDVAGVAAHYYSLVLTDTGTGIVHSVMSATLDLADQIVIVSGLSVDEARLASETLTWLESNGYAEQAREAVVVLNQSTPGAPLVRLNELEAHFGTRAKHVVRMPYDSQIAGGGTIVFANLQPETRVAARELAALLVEGLRAKGA; encoded by the coding sequence GTGACCCCGAAGAACGTGGCAGACAACCCGGACGATGAGTCCAGAGGGGTCCTCGACGACGCGACGTCGTTGGACACCTCGGCGATCGGGATCCTCGGCACCGCGCAGGTGAGCGTGGTGTTGCCGACGGACGATGACGACGACCTGGAAGACGACGGCGTCATCGAGGGCGAGGTCGTCGCGGATCTGATCGTCGACGAGCCCGTCGCCGCGGCGAAGGCTGCGGCGGAGATCGCACCGGCACCGCTCGGTGCGGCGCCGATGATCATCGAGCTGCCGCCGGAGCCCGCGAAGAAAGAGATCCAGCGACCCGAAGTCGAGGCGGAAGCAGAGCCCCAGGCGGAGCCTGAGCCTGCGGTAGAGCCTGAGTCTGAGGTCGAGCCTGAGTCCGCAGTCGAGCTTGAGCCTGAGCCTGAGCCTGAGCCTGAGCTCGAAGTTGAGCCTGAGGTCGAGCCCGAGCCTGAGCCTGAGGTCGAGCCCGAGCCCGAGCCTGAGCCTGAGGTCGAGTCCGAGCCTGAATCTGAGGTCGAGTCTGAGTCTGAGGTCGAGCGTGAAATCGAGCCCGAGCCCGAGCCCGAGCCCGAGCCCGCGGTCGCTCCCGCGACCGAATCGCAGTCGGAAACGGAACAGGACGCTCAGCCCGAGCCCCCGCGCACACGTGAGCGCACTCCGGTGACTGCATCAGCCACGGATGCCGGCGCCATTCCGTCCGCGAAGCCGGCTGCAGTGCCTGCTGATGCCGTCGCCGCGGAGGAGGCCGCTGCCGCCGCAGCGTTCATCGCCAAGGCGAAGGCGGACTTCGACGCCGCGCCGACCTCGAGGAGAGCGTCGGCGGCATCATCTCTCGCCAAGAAGGAGACTTCGGCAATGGACGCACAGAAGCCCAGGAACGCCGTGGCACCCGCGACTCGATCGACCCGGGCCGACGTGCAGCTCTCGTCGAAGCGTCTGGACGACCTCGGCGACTCCTCTCGCGAGAGCGCCGACCTCCTCACCGCCGACCGACTGCTCGATCCGCACCGTCTCACCAAGCCCGAACCCGAAGGGGCGTGGAGTCACTTCCTCTACGCCATCTCGGGGCGTCGGATCAACATCGGTGACGGACGCCGCGCCCGCGAGCGGAAGGCTCTGAGCGCGCGGATCGCCGCTCCGATCGTCGGGGGAGCCCGGTTCGTCCCCGTGCTGTCGCGGAAGGGCGGAGTCGGCAAGACGACGATCACCGCTCTGCTGGGCATGGCCCTCGCCGACGCCAGGGACGATCGCGTCATCGCGGTCGACGCCAACCCCGACCGCGGCACCCTCGCCGAGCGCGTGGTGCGGCCGCACCACAACAAGTCGGTGCGCGACCTCGTCCGCATCCATGACGAGGTCAGGGGGTATCACGACATCTCTGCGATCGTCGCGCGAGATGCCACCCGCCTCGACGTGCTCGCGTCCGACTCGGATCCTCGGATCGCCGAGGCGTTCAGCGACAGCGACTATCGCGACGTGGCAGGCGTCGCCGCGCACTACTACTCGCTCGTGCTCACGGACACCGGAACCGGCATCGTGCACTCGGTCATGTCGGCCACGCTCGATCTGGCCGATCAGATCGTGATCGTGTCGGGGCTGAGCGTCGACGAGGCGCGGCTGGCGTCGGAGACCCTGACGTGGCTCGAGAGCAACGGGTACGCCGAGCAGGCCCGCGAGGCGGTCGTGGTGCTGAACCAGTCGACGCCCGGCGCCCCGCTGGTGCGCCTCAACGAGCTCGAAGCGCATTTCGGCACGAGGGCGAAGCATGTGGTGCGGATGCCGTACGACTCGCAGATCGCCGGGGGCGGGACCATCGTCTTCGCCAATCTCCAGCCTGAGACACGGGTGGCGGCACGGGAGCTGGCTGCGCTGCTCGTCGAAGGTCTGCGGGCGAAGGGCGCCTGA
- a CDS encoding pyruvate carboxylase produces MFQKILVANRGEIAIRAFRAAFEVGARTVAVFPHEDRGSVHRLKADEAYEIGERGHPVRAYLDVDEIIRVAKDAGADAIYPGYGFLSENPELAEKAAANGIVFIGPPAKVLEMAGNKVEAKRHAIEAGVPVLRSTEASDDIDALVAQAAEIGFPLFAKAVAGGGGRGMRRVESAGELAPALAEAMREAASAFGDPRMFLEQAVLRPRHIEVQILADKTGETVHLFERDCSVQRRHQKVVEIAPAPNLDDGIRTALHGYAVAFARSIGYENAGTVEFLLETAGERTGEVVFIEMNPRIQVEHTVTEEVTDVDLVQSQMRIAAGQTLAELGLEQKDLHVRGAALQCRITTEDPTQGFRPDTGKITTYRSPGGAGIRLDGGTVHQGAQISPHFDSMLAKLTCRGRDYPAAVARARRALAEFRIRGVSTNIPFLQALLEDDAFIAGDVSTSFIDERPDLLRGRESKDRGTRILNWLVDVTVNKPHGIHPGSLDPRAKLPAVDLSATPASGSRQRLLELGPEGFAKSLRAQSALAITDTTFRDAHQSLLATRVRTRDLVAVAPHIARLTPELFSVEAWGGATYDVALRFLGEDPWERLDKLRAALPNVAIQMLLRGRNTVGYTPYPTAVTEAFVKEAAASGVDIFRIFDALNDIEQMRPAIDAVRNTGTAIAEVALCYTGDLLNPAEDLYTLDYYLNLAEQIVGAGAHILAIKDMAGLLRPAAAAKLVTALRERFDLPVHLHTHDTPGGQLATLLAASAAGVDAVDAASAPLSGTTSQPSLSSLVAALAHTDRDSGISLDSVSNLEPYWEAVRRMYAPFESGLPGPTGRVYHHEIPGGQLSNLRQQAKALGLAEDFELIEDMYAAADRILGRVPKVTPSSKVVGDLALHLAAVKADPADFEANPEKYDVPDSVVGFMAGELGDLPGGWPEPFRTKVLAGRSVRTGMTEISADDEAALAGDGATRRARLNTLLFPAPMREFTERRDVFGDLSVLDTADYLYGLVQGQEHVVEIDRGVQLYVGLEAIGDADDKGMRTVMTTLNGQLRPVFVRDRSVAVDVHEIEKADTSVPGQVAAPFSGVVTLKSEVGDSVRAGEPVASIEAMKMEAAITAPVDGVVERLAIGATQQVEAGDLLVVIRPAH; encoded by the coding sequence ATGTTCCAGAAGATCCTTGTGGCGAACCGCGGCGAGATCGCGATCCGTGCCTTCCGTGCGGCTTTCGAAGTCGGGGCCAGGACTGTGGCGGTGTTCCCGCACGAGGACCGTGGTTCGGTCCATCGGCTCAAGGCCGACGAGGCCTACGAGATCGGCGAACGCGGTCATCCGGTGCGCGCCTATCTCGACGTCGATGAGATCATCCGCGTCGCGAAGGATGCCGGAGCAGATGCGATCTACCCCGGATACGGCTTCCTCTCGGAGAACCCGGAGCTGGCCGAGAAGGCCGCCGCCAACGGCATCGTCTTCATCGGGCCCCCTGCGAAGGTCCTCGAGATGGCTGGCAACAAGGTCGAGGCCAAGCGTCATGCCATCGAGGCCGGCGTTCCGGTGCTCCGTTCGACGGAGGCGTCCGATGACATCGATGCACTCGTCGCCCAGGCCGCCGAGATCGGCTTCCCGCTGTTCGCGAAGGCCGTCGCCGGCGGTGGCGGACGCGGCATGCGACGCGTCGAGTCCGCTGGTGAGCTCGCTCCGGCACTCGCAGAGGCCATGCGCGAGGCCGCCAGCGCGTTCGGCGATCCGAGGATGTTCCTCGAGCAGGCGGTCCTTCGTCCTCGGCACATCGAAGTGCAGATCCTCGCCGACAAGACGGGCGAGACCGTGCACCTCTTCGAGCGGGACTGCTCCGTGCAGCGCCGTCACCAGAAGGTGGTGGAGATCGCCCCGGCGCCGAACCTCGACGACGGCATCCGCACCGCGCTGCACGGCTACGCCGTCGCGTTCGCCCGTTCCATCGGATACGAGAACGCGGGAACGGTCGAGTTCCTGCTCGAGACGGCGGGGGAGCGCACCGGCGAGGTTGTCTTCATCGAGATGAATCCGCGCATCCAGGTCGAGCACACGGTCACCGAGGAGGTGACCGACGTCGATCTCGTGCAGAGCCAGATGCGCATCGCGGCCGGACAGACGCTCGCGGAGCTCGGCCTCGAGCAGAAGGATCTCCATGTGCGGGGAGCTGCGCTGCAGTGCCGCATCACGACGGAGGATCCCACTCAGGGGTTCCGTCCGGACACCGGCAAGATCACCACATACCGCTCACCGGGTGGCGCAGGGATCCGGCTCGACGGCGGCACCGTCCATCAGGGCGCGCAGATCAGCCCGCACTTCGACTCGATGCTCGCGAAGCTGACCTGCCGTGGTCGCGACTACCCTGCTGCGGTGGCGCGCGCGCGGCGCGCGCTGGCGGAGTTCCGCATCCGCGGCGTCTCGACGAACATCCCGTTCCTGCAGGCGCTGCTCGAGGATGACGCGTTCATCGCCGGCGACGTGAGCACGTCCTTCATCGACGAGCGTCCCGACCTGCTGCGCGGACGCGAGTCGAAGGATCGCGGTACCCGGATCCTGAACTGGCTGGTGGACGTGACGGTCAACAAGCCCCACGGCATCCACCCCGGCTCGTTGGATCCGCGGGCCAAGCTTCCGGCCGTAGACCTGTCCGCCACCCCGGCATCCGGTTCACGGCAGCGCCTGCTCGAGTTGGGACCGGAGGGCTTCGCGAAGAGCCTCCGCGCGCAGAGTGCCCTCGCCATCACGGACACGACCTTCCGTGATGCGCACCAGTCGCTCCTGGCCACCCGGGTGCGCACGAGGGATCTCGTCGCGGTCGCACCGCACATCGCCAGGCTGACGCCGGAGCTGTTCTCGGTCGAGGCCTGGGGAGGTGCCACCTACGACGTCGCTCTGCGCTTCCTGGGCGAAGACCCCTGGGAGCGTCTCGACAAGCTGCGGGCCGCCCTTCCGAACGTCGCGATCCAGATGCTTCTCCGGGGACGCAACACCGTGGGCTACACGCCCTACCCGACGGCGGTCACCGAAGCGTTCGTGAAGGAGGCGGCGGCGAGCGGCGTCGACATCTTCCGGATCTTCGATGCCCTCAACGACATCGAGCAGATGCGCCCAGCGATCGACGCGGTGCGGAACACGGGTACGGCCATAGCCGAGGTGGCGCTCTGCTACACCGGCGACCTGCTGAACCCGGCCGAGGACCTGTACACCCTCGACTACTACCTGAATCTCGCCGAGCAGATCGTCGGGGCCGGCGCGCACATCCTGGCGATCAAGGACATGGCGGGCCTTCTGCGTCCTGCGGCGGCGGCGAAACTCGTCACCGCGCTGCGCGAGCGCTTCGATCTGCCCGTGCATCTGCACACGCACGACACCCCCGGCGGACAGCTCGCCACCCTGCTCGCCGCCAGCGCGGCGGGTGTGGATGCGGTCGACGCGGCATCCGCTCCGCTTTCCGGCACGACCAGCCAGCCCTCGCTCTCTTCTCTCGTCGCCGCGCTCGCGCACACGGATCGGGACAGCGGCATCTCTCTCGACAGCGTCTCGAACCTCGAGCCGTACTGGGAGGCGGTCCGCCGGATGTACGCGCCGTTCGAATCCGGACTTCCGGGCCCCACAGGCCGGGTCTACCACCACGAGATCCCGGGCGGTCAGCTGTCGAACCTGCGTCAGCAGGCGAAGGCGCTCGGCCTCGCAGAGGACTTCGAGCTGATCGAGGACATGTACGCCGCCGCCGATCGGATCCTCGGCCGGGTTCCCAAGGTGACCCCCTCGTCGAAGGTGGTCGGCGATCTCGCGCTGCACCTGGCAGCGGTGAAGGCGGACCCCGCCGATTTCGAGGCGAACCCCGAGAAGTACGACGTGCCCGACTCCGTCGTCGGGTTCATGGCGGGTGAACTCGGCGACCTCCCGGGCGGATGGCCCGAGCCCTTCCGCACCAAGGTTCTGGCGGGACGGTCGGTGCGCACAGGCATGACGGAGATCTCGGCCGACGATGAGGCGGCCCTCGCAGGTGACGGTGCGACCCGTCGGGCGAGACTGAACACGCTGCTGTTCCCCGCGCCGATGCGCGAGTTCACCGAGCGACGCGACGTGTTCGGCGATCTCTCGGTGCTCGACACGGCCGACTACCTCTACGGTCTCGTCCAGGGGCAGGAGCACGTCGTCGAGATCGATCGCGGCGTCCAGCTGTACGTGGGGCTCGAAGCCATCGGCGATGCGGACGACAAGGGCATGCGCACCGTCATGACGACGCTCAACGGTCAGCTGCGACCGGTGTTCGTGCGCGACAGATCGGTGGCAGTGGACGTGCACGAGATCGAGAAGGCCGACACCTCGGTGCCCGGTCAGGTGGCCGCACCGTTCTCGGGCGTCGTGACGCTCAAATCGGAAGTCGGTGACTCGGTGCGCGCCGGTGAACCGGTCGCATCCATCGAGGCGATGAAGATGGAGGCCGCCATCACGGCCCCCGTCGACGGTGTGGTCGAGCGCCTCGCGATCGGTGCGACGCAACAGGTCGAGGCCGGCGATCTTTTGGTCGTGATCCGCCCGGCGCACTAA
- a CDS encoding copper resistance CopC family protein yields the protein MKTTARRLPAAPIALAAALLTAFLVLFAPLSASAHDSLLASSPEADSTVDTLPTELTLTFSAKLIDETGATEVVVTDPSGNSVTDGTATVEGAIVTQPLAAEAPAGGYHVIWKVVSSDGHPTSGEFDFTVTNSTEVAPTSEPGSEPTASATAAPEPAATAGPGTDATPAPESDDSAAPTTMIWVLSIVGVLVIVGIVVWLVVHGRRDPASADSDLSSER from the coding sequence GTGAAAACCACAGCCCGTCGCCTCCCCGCAGCTCCGATCGCCCTTGCGGCCGCCCTCCTGACCGCATTCCTCGTGCTGTTCGCACCTCTCTCCGCCTCGGCCCACGACAGCCTGCTCGCCTCCTCCCCCGAGGCCGACAGCACGGTCGACACGCTTCCCACCGAATTGACGCTCACCTTCAGCGCGAAGCTCATCGACGAGACCGGCGCGACCGAGGTCGTCGTGACGGATCCGTCCGGCAACTCGGTCACCGACGGAACCGCCACGGTCGAGGGGGCGATCGTCACTCAGCCGCTCGCCGCCGAGGCCCCAGCCGGCGGCTATCACGTGATCTGGAAGGTCGTGTCGAGCGACGGCCATCCGACCTCGGGAGAGTTCGACTTCACGGTCACGAACAGCACGGAGGTCGCACCCACCTCAGAGCCCGGCTCCGAGCCCACTGCCAGCGCCACCGCAGCACCCGAGCCGGCTGCGACCGCGGGGCCCGGGACGGACGCCACCCCGGCCCCCGAGAGCGACGACTCAGCGGCGCCGACGACGATGATCTGGGTGCTCTCGATCGTCGGCGTCCTCGTGATCGTCGGCATCGTCGTCTGGCTCGTCGTCCACGGTCGTCGCGACCCGGCATCCGCCGATTCCGACCTCTCCTCGGAGCGATAG
- a CDS encoding MerR family transcriptional regulator — MNADERAGDPRFVPELLFTDGLPAMDDEVGYRGAVAARAAGITYRQLDYWARTELVEPTVRGASGSGSQRLYGFRDILVLKLVKSLLDTGISLQQIRTAVDELRRAGIRDLAGTTLMSDGASVYLCTSNDEVIDLVSRGQGVFGIAVGKVLREVESTLVEFDATVPDPVDELSARRSKRSA; from the coding sequence ATGAATGCGGATGAGCGTGCAGGCGACCCGCGGTTCGTGCCGGAACTCCTCTTCACCGACGGTCTGCCGGCGATGGACGACGAGGTCGGCTACCGCGGTGCGGTAGCGGCGCGGGCGGCCGGCATCACCTACCGGCAGCTGGACTACTGGGCTCGCACCGAGCTGGTGGAGCCCACGGTGCGCGGCGCCAGCGGTTCCGGGTCGCAGCGTCTCTACGGCTTCCGCGACATCCTCGTGCTCAAGCTCGTGAAGAGCCTTCTCGACACCGGCATCTCGCTGCAGCAGATCCGCACGGCGGTCGATGAACTCCGCCGCGCCGGCATCCGCGATCTCGCAGGAACGACGCTGATGAGCGACGGAGCCTCCGTCTACCTGTGCACCTCGAACGACGAGGTCATCGACCTGGTCAGTCGCGGTCAGGGAGTGTTCGGCATCGCTGTAGGCAAGGTCCTCCGCGAGGTCGAGTCGACGCTCGTCGAGTTCGATGCGACAGTGCCCGACCCGGTCGACGAGCTGTCGGCACGGCGCTCGAAGCGTTCCGCCTGA
- the ftsR gene encoding transcriptional regulator FtsR, which translates to MAASPARERSASAGLLSIGQVLARLTPEFPELTSSKLRFLEVQGIVSPSRTESGYRKFSQADIERLRLGLTLQRDHYLPLSIIREQLDEAEANGESATLAPPPSIAPTPRRYRRGELLSAAGAGPQLLNDAISTGVIVAQESYPESTVTLLRGLVALDRHGIEPRHLRSLRQGAEREVALIESAMSSLLRRTDAASRAKASEMAPSLASKIDEVRSLFVKDALTRLLS; encoded by the coding sequence ATGGCGGCTTCCCCCGCCCGCGAACGCTCAGCGTCCGCGGGCCTTCTGAGCATCGGGCAGGTGCTGGCCCGGCTCACGCCCGAGTTTCCCGAGCTCACCTCCAGCAAGCTCCGTTTCCTCGAGGTGCAGGGGATCGTCAGCCCGTCGCGCACGGAGTCCGGCTACCGCAAGTTCTCGCAGGCCGACATCGAGCGACTGCGTCTCGGTCTCACGCTGCAGCGCGACCACTACCTGCCGCTCAGCATCATCCGCGAGCAGCTCGACGAGGCAGAGGCGAACGGTGAATCCGCGACCCTGGCTCCGCCGCCCTCGATCGCGCCCACTCCCCGGCGCTACCGCCGAGGAGAGCTGCTGTCGGCAGCAGGCGCGGGTCCCCAGCTTCTCAACGACGCGATCAGCACCGGCGTGATCGTCGCGCAGGAGAGCTATCCCGAGTCGACCGTCACGCTGCTTCGCGGCCTGGTCGCCCTCGATCGCCACGGTATCGAGCCCCGCCACCTGCGCTCGCTGAGGCAGGGTGCCGAGCGAGAGGTCGCACTGATCGAGTCTGCGATGTCCTCTCTGCTGCGTCGTACGGACGCCGCGTCGAGGGCGAAGGCGAGCGAGATGGCGCCGAGCCTCGCCTCGAAGATCGACGAGGTGCGCTCGCTCTTCGTCAAGGACGCGCTCACCAGGTTGCTTTCGTAA